The following are encoded in a window of bacterium genomic DNA:
- a CDS encoding NAD-dependent epimerase/dehydratase family protein: MASIAVVGAQGYVGRALVMALKSSAYEVTPVTRDTYTDSMHGSYDVLINAAMPSARFKAKEDPEWDFRETVAKTADLLYRWKFGKFVQISTISARSQLDTMYGRHKAAAESLCSAKDNLIVRLGAMYSEDLQKGVLVDMVSGRPVFVDGESRYCFASRDFVASWIVSNLDRTGIVEVGGREAVALKDIAAHLGTNILFQGVVDHQEISEPHDDFPYAREVFTFLDNWKPKL; the protein is encoded by the coding sequence ATGGCGTCTATTGCAGTAGTCGGCGCGCAGGGCTATGTCGGCAGGGCCTTAGTCATGGCGCTCAAATCTTCTGCGTACGAGGTGACGCCGGTCACGCGGGATACGTATACGGATAGTATGCATGGATCGTATGACGTTCTTATAAACGCTGCGATGCCCAGTGCTCGTTTCAAAGCAAAGGAAGATCCAGAGTGGGATTTCCGGGAGACTGTTGCAAAGACCGCGGATCTCCTCTATCGATGGAAGTTTGGTAAATTCGTCCAGATCAGCACCATCTCTGCCCGCTCCCAACTCGATACGATGTATGGACGCCACAAGGCGGCAGCGGAGTCATTGTGTAGCGCGAAAGACAACCTCATAGTACGTCTCGGGGCAATGTACAGCGAAGATTTGCAAAAAGGGGTTTTGGTCGACATGGTCTCCGGCAGACCTGTGTTCGTCGACGGGGAAAGTAGGTATTGTTTCGCGTCTCGTGACTTCGTTGCTTCATGGATTGTATCTAATCTTGATCGCACGGGAATTGTCGAGGTCGGCGGGAGGGAGGCGGTTGCTCTCAAGGATATCGCTGCACATCTCGGCACGAACATCTTGTTTCAAGGCGTTGTCGATCATCAGGAGATATCGGAACCCCATGACGATTTCCCCTATGCTCGCGAGGTATTCACCTTTCTTGATAATTGGAAGCCGAAGCTCTAG
- a CDS encoding GtrA family protein, translating to MSAREILLSAVTLYRELDTSHPATVRLVRFILSGGLATAVNLGTLFVLTHFFDIWYLYSSIAAFAVSFFVSFSLQKFWTFAENSRTHLHIQATLYLLVMILTLILNTTIIYTLVEHANIHYLIGQLVSGICIAIINFFSYKHLVFKSRTAKSDVEPLKLIHLLMIAGAVVALLLLSFYRLQENPPTWLDEGSIVQVSQNLIDHDVYGIQIAPGEFISTDFLTTSIPVIYPIALSFALFGTDLLIARCVMVAFIILLGWCIFALVRSIAPERGYTTPILSLLLLVTFAPLYGHGKNVLGEVPGLMFFAASLLAFIRAERSGRVPVWVGAGILAGLSMATKPIYLLIIAPSAFLIFLIRRKSLSFNAACAYALGALAVVCAWFVIHLGGDVHALREILFAANADGSTPFQRLPLIFVQFFTELQPMYFLGLLGIWILSLMARWKRGIRVESIEFFAVTFAMVNLGLYLMSRGFYRYFFPAEVLALVFLPLALATISTPPQRRTITRVGSGVCIAALILFQAHQTVFNSWISEYRNSTRSAELTEHLRNIPEGKSVFFYNVPEAVIFFESSEYYQYLRYGDNVIRGEKNLALLFSGTPDFVLVDQKFEETERLTGLYTQVDRFDKYILYEKKSENISSR from the coding sequence CTCGAGAAATACTACTCTCTGCCGTAACCCTCTATCGAGAGCTGGATACTTCGCATCCCGCCACTGTGCGGTTGGTAAGATTTATCCTGTCAGGAGGTCTTGCGACCGCTGTTAATCTCGGAACGCTGTTTGTTCTCACACATTTCTTTGATATCTGGTACCTCTATTCCTCTATTGCGGCGTTCGCGGTCTCGTTCTTCGTCAGCTTCTCTCTTCAAAAATTCTGGACGTTTGCTGAGAACTCGCGCACTCATCTACACATACAAGCAACGCTGTATCTCTTGGTGATGATCCTGACGCTTATATTGAACACGACAATTATCTACACCCTTGTCGAACATGCGAATATCCACTACCTGATCGGGCAGCTCGTCAGCGGAATCTGCATAGCGATCATTAATTTCTTCAGCTACAAGCACCTCGTTTTCAAGTCTCGAACAGCAAAGTCTGATGTTGAACCGCTCAAACTAATCCACCTACTTATGATAGCGGGAGCGGTTGTGGCACTGTTACTACTTTCCTTCTATCGATTACAGGAGAATCCACCAACATGGTTGGACGAGGGATCGATCGTACAAGTGTCACAGAATCTCATAGACCACGACGTGTACGGAATACAGATTGCCCCGGGGGAATTCATATCGACCGACTTCTTGACCACCAGTATTCCGGTCATCTATCCGATCGCGCTGTCGTTCGCGCTCTTCGGCACAGATCTTTTGATCGCACGATGCGTTATGGTTGCGTTCATTATTCTCCTCGGATGGTGCATATTTGCATTGGTTCGAAGCATTGCTCCCGAGCGCGGGTATACGACACCCATTCTCTCCCTGCTACTTCTTGTTACATTCGCGCCTCTCTACGGTCACGGGAAAAACGTACTCGGCGAAGTGCCGGGACTCATGTTTTTCGCAGCATCACTGCTTGCATTTATACGCGCCGAACGATCAGGGCGCGTACCTGTCTGGGTTGGCGCCGGCATCCTTGCCGGACTCTCAATGGCCACAAAACCAATCTACCTCCTCATTATTGCTCCGTCAGCGTTTCTTATTTTTCTCATTCGACGCAAATCCCTATCCTTCAATGCGGCGTGCGCCTACGCACTCGGCGCTCTCGCGGTCGTATGCGCCTGGTTTGTGATTCATCTCGGCGGTGACGTCCATGCTCTCAGGGAGATTTTATTCGCCGCCAACGCCGATGGCTCCACCCCGTTTCAACGACTTCCCCTGATCTTCGTGCAATTCTTCACAGAATTGCAGCCGATGTATTTCCTCGGTCTGCTCGGCATATGGATACTCTCACTCATGGCTCGCTGGAAGCGCGGAATTAGAGTCGAGTCAATCGAGTTTTTTGCCGTGACGTTCGCTATGGTAAACCTAGGCCTCTACCTCATGAGTCGCGGATTCTATCGCTACTTCTTTCCTGCAGAAGTCCTCGCGCTCGTATTCCTTCCTCTCGCACTCGCAACCATTTCAACCCCGCCACAACGTCGGACCATCACTCGTGTGGGAAGCGGAGTATGTATCGCTGCCCTGATACTGTTCCAAGCGCATCAAACCGTCTTTAACTCGTGGATCTCTGAATACCGCAATAGTACTCGCTCAGCGGAACTTACTGAACATTTGCGGAATATTCCCGAGGGAAAAAGTGTTTTTTTCTATAATGTTCCGGAAGCAGTGATCTTCTTTGAATCCTCCGAGTATTACCAATATCTCAGATACGGCGACAACGTCATCCGCGGCGAGAAAAACCTGGCACTACTATTCTCCGGTACTCCTGATTTCGTACTAGTTGATCAGAAATTCGAAGAAACTGAGCGCCTTACCGGTCTATACACCCAAGTGGACAGATTCGATAAGTACATTCTCTACGAAAAGAAATCGGAGAATATCAGTTCCCGATGA
- a CDS encoding class I SAM-dependent methyltransferase, whose translation MTSSNAPRIDRCRVCGNTEIIPCIDIGEQYLSSVFPENLEYRRDAVKYPLDMVMCKKKEDGSTCGLVQLGHRLDLTAMYDAYPYTSSTNSSMARILEDVAASAKTLNALKEGDVVLDIGGNDGTLLSFFREDPVRLITIDPAKNVTPMFSSERYTVVRDFFNKAAFDAVSAQKAKLVFSIAMFYHLDDPISLARDVAACLDDDGVWIIQMAYLPAMIRTNMYDNIVHEHAGYYATNHMTWLLDQVGLEVFDVTENDVYGGSFRVFVKKKGCAAYPTTERLNANLRQEIADGLFEEETYHAFMRRIEKTRDDLRQLCNQIKAEGKSIWVYGASTKGNTILQYCGIGGETITAAADSNPFKHWKYIIGSDIRITTEEEMREAKPDYLIALPYSFVDGFMKRESALVSQGTKFIVPLPDVKVIGN comes from the coding sequence ATGACTTCATCTAACGCTCCTCGTATTGATCGGTGCCGTGTTTGCGGCAATACCGAGATTATTCCGTGCATCGACATCGGCGAGCAGTATCTTTCCTCTGTCTTTCCGGAGAACCTTGAATATCGTCGCGATGCGGTGAAGTATCCACTGGATATGGTCATGTGTAAGAAGAAGGAAGATGGGAGCACGTGCGGACTGGTGCAGCTCGGTCATCGCCTCGATCTGACCGCGATGTATGACGCCTACCCCTATACCAGCAGTACCAATTCCTCTATGGCCCGCATTCTCGAAGACGTAGCGGCAAGTGCAAAAACTTTGAACGCACTTAAGGAGGGTGATGTTGTACTCGATATTGGAGGGAACGATGGGACGCTGCTCTCGTTCTTCCGCGAAGATCCTGTGCGTCTCATTACGATTGACCCCGCGAAGAACGTCACCCCAATGTTTTCGTCAGAGCGATACACAGTGGTACGTGATTTTTTCAACAAGGCAGCGTTTGACGCTGTCTCTGCGCAGAAGGCGAAACTGGTATTCAGCATCGCGATGTTCTATCACCTCGACGACCCGATCAGCCTCGCACGAGACGTCGCGGCATGTCTTGATGACGACGGAGTGTGGATCATTCAAATGGCGTATCTTCCTGCGATGATCAGGACGAACATGTACGACAATATTGTCCATGAACATGCGGGATACTACGCGACAAATCATATGACCTGGCTGCTGGACCAGGTGGGTTTGGAAGTATTCGATGTCACCGAGAATGATGTGTATGGAGGAAGTTTCAGGGTCTTCGTCAAGAAGAAGGGTTGTGCCGCGTATCCTACGACCGAGCGTCTGAATGCTAATCTTCGTCAAGAGATCGCCGACGGCCTTTTCGAGGAGGAGACCTATCACGCGTTCATGCGCCGCATCGAGAAGACTCGGGATGATCTTCGACAGTTATGCAACCAGATAAAGGCAGAGGGAAAGAGTATCTGGGTATACGGCGCTTCGACGAAAGGAAATACCATCCTTCAATACTGCGGCATAGGAGGCGAGACTATCACCGCAGCGGCGGATTCTAATCCCTTCAAGCATTGGAAGTACATCATTGGATCGGATATCCGCATTACTACTGAAGAAGAGATGCGCGAAGCGAAGCCAGACTACCTTATTGCACTTCCGTACAGTTTCGTTGATGGCTTTATGAAGCGTGAATCAGCACTGGTTTCGCAGGGGACGAAATTCATCGTCCCGCTTCCTGATGTAAAGGTCATCGGGAACTGA
- a CDS encoding cupin domain-containing protein: protein MKIEILKPSCNLETVRDGRGGIFTWLPEDPLVEFNMLYFQPGKTRGHHFHPEFNEYFLVVEGSGVMVTKDSEDAPEEQIHMSRGSCVRTPKGVSHAFYAITAVTAIAMLSKRWDDCDPPIIRIDHLKGEGEARE, encoded by the coding sequence ATGAAAATCGAGATCCTCAAGCCCTCCTGTAACCTTGAGACCGTGCGAGACGGGAGAGGCGGCATTTTTACGTGGCTTCCTGAAGACCCATTGGTGGAATTCAATATGCTCTATTTCCAACCAGGGAAGACGCGAGGGCATCATTTCCATCCGGAATTCAATGAGTATTTTCTGGTCGTGGAAGGGTCGGGAGTCATGGTCACGAAGGATTCGGAAGATGCACCAGAAGAGCAGATACATATGAGTCGTGGTTCGTGTGTCCGGACACCGAAGGGGGTCTCGCATGCGTTCTATGCGATTACTGCCGTGACGGCGATCGCTATGCTTTCTAAACGGTGGGATGATTGCGACCCCCCGATCATTCGTATCGATCACCTCAAAGGAGAAGGTGAGGCACGTGAATAG